One part of the Haloprofundus halobius genome encodes these proteins:
- the gdhB gene encoding glutamate dehydrogenase GdhB, translated as MTDTESTLSNARRQLERAAANVDIDSGIVERLKHPTRVQQVSVPLRRDDGTLEVYTGFRAQHDDVRGPYKGGLRYHPEVNAEECIGLSMWMTWKCAVMDLPFGGGKGGVAVDPKTLSETERERLTRRFAEEIRAAIGPKKDVPAPDMGTDSQTMAWFMDAYSMQEGETIPGVVTGKPPSVGGSHGREEAPGRSVAIITREAIDYYDWDIEETTVAVQGFGSVGANAARLLDEWGAKIVAVSDVDGAIYDPDGLDTNDVESHDERPGMVSGYDAPETLTNAELFELDVDVLVPAAVSNVITADNVDDVQAEMIVEGANGPTTFAADTVLEERGVPVIPDILANAGGVTVSYFEWLQDINRRTWPLDRVHEELEQEMLKAWNAVRAEVDERDLSWRDAAYAVALSRIGEAKETRGLWP; from the coding sequence ATGACCGACACCGAATCGACGCTGTCGAACGCTCGCCGACAACTCGAACGCGCGGCCGCTAACGTCGACATCGACTCAGGTATCGTCGAACGGCTGAAACACCCGACTCGCGTTCAGCAGGTTTCTGTCCCGCTTCGGCGCGACGACGGTACGCTGGAGGTGTACACCGGTTTCCGCGCCCAGCACGACGACGTCCGCGGTCCCTACAAGGGCGGACTTCGCTACCACCCCGAAGTCAACGCCGAGGAGTGTATCGGCCTGTCGATGTGGATGACGTGGAAGTGCGCCGTGATGGACCTCCCCTTCGGTGGCGGGAAGGGCGGTGTCGCAGTCGACCCGAAGACGCTCTCTGAGACGGAGCGTGAGCGACTCACGCGGCGCTTCGCCGAGGAGATACGCGCCGCCATCGGACCGAAGAAGGACGTTCCCGCGCCCGACATGGGGACGGACTCGCAGACGATGGCGTGGTTCATGGACGCCTACTCGATGCAGGAGGGCGAGACCATCCCCGGCGTCGTCACCGGCAAACCGCCGTCAGTCGGCGGGTCGCACGGTCGCGAGGAAGCGCCCGGCCGGAGCGTCGCCATCATCACGCGCGAGGCCATCGACTACTACGACTGGGACATCGAGGAGACGACCGTCGCCGTACAGGGGTTCGGTAGCGTCGGCGCGAACGCGGCGCGCCTCCTCGACGAGTGGGGCGCGAAAATCGTCGCCGTCAGCGACGTCGACGGCGCGATATACGACCCCGACGGACTCGACACGAACGACGTCGAAAGTCACGACGAACGCCCGGGGATGGTCTCGGGGTACGACGCACCGGAGACGCTGACGAACGCCGAACTGTTCGAACTCGATGTCGACGTTCTCGTTCCGGCCGCCGTCAGCAACGTCATCACCGCCGACAACGTCGACGACGTGCAAGCGGAGATGATCGTCGAGGGCGCGAACGGACCGACGACGTTCGCCGCCGACACGGTTCTCGAAGAGCGCGGCGTCCCGGTGATTCCGGACATCCTCGCGAACGCCGGCGGCGTCACCGTCTCGTACTTCGAGTGGTTGCAGGACATCAACCGCCGGACGTGGCCGCTCGACAGAGTCCACGAGGAACTCGAACAGGAGATGCTGAAGGCGTGGAACGCCGTCCGCGCCGAAGTCGATGAGCGCGACCTGTCGTGGCGTGACGCCGCCTACGCGGTGGCGCTCTCGCGCATCGGCGAAGCGAAGGAGACGCGGGGACTGTGGCCCTGA
- the ilvA gene encoding threonine ammonia-lyase: protein MSPSSDVSDEIPTADEVVTVEDVEAARERLADVVHRTPLDGSTTFAERSGAAAVGLKLENVQRTGSFKIRGAYNAMAQLSAEARERGVVAASAGNHAQGVALAGGLLDIDATIVVPEVTPAAKIDATRGYGAEVVVEGGDYERSYEHALELADEEELAFVHPFDDEHVIAGQGTVGLELFEQDPDVDTVLVSIGGGGLISGIATAAKAHDPSIRVVGVQPEGAAHAKPSLVGDEIHVLSNVDTVAEGIADARLLEKTFAVVRERVDDVVSVSDADIAVATALLAERAKTVAEAAGAAPVAALLSGAVDVEGERVAAVVSGGNANLTDHAELCRVGLERIGRYAEARLELARWPTVLGDVTDVVEERGAELDTLERARRTAADDLNRTPVRVGVEGSGPDHLRDALAALDALDGVSVVRNSLDTET, encoded by the coding sequence GTGAGTCCGTCGTCGGACGTCTCGGACGAGATACCGACGGCCGACGAAGTCGTCACCGTCGAGGACGTGGAGGCCGCCCGCGAGCGCCTCGCGGACGTCGTCCACCGGACGCCTCTCGACGGGTCGACGACATTCGCCGAGCGCAGCGGGGCCGCCGCCGTGGGTCTCAAACTCGAGAACGTTCAGCGGACGGGGTCGTTCAAGATTCGCGGCGCGTACAACGCGATGGCTCAGCTCTCGGCGGAGGCGCGCGAACGCGGCGTCGTCGCCGCTAGTGCCGGCAACCACGCACAGGGTGTCGCGCTCGCCGGGGGGTTGCTCGATATCGACGCCACCATCGTCGTTCCGGAGGTGACACCGGCGGCGAAAATCGACGCGACGCGCGGCTACGGGGCCGAGGTCGTCGTCGAGGGCGGCGACTACGAACGCTCCTACGAGCACGCGCTGGAACTCGCAGACGAGGAGGAACTGGCGTTCGTCCACCCGTTCGACGACGAGCACGTCATCGCCGGCCAGGGAACCGTCGGCCTCGAACTGTTCGAACAGGACCCCGACGTGGACACGGTGCTCGTCTCCATCGGCGGGGGCGGCCTCATCTCGGGCATCGCGACGGCTGCGAAAGCCCACGACCCGAGTATCCGCGTCGTCGGCGTCCAACCCGAGGGGGCGGCCCACGCCAAACCCTCGCTCGTAGGCGACGAGATTCACGTGCTCTCGAACGTCGATACCGTCGCCGAGGGTATCGCCGACGCCCGGCTGCTGGAGAAGACGTTCGCCGTCGTTCGCGAGCGCGTCGACGACGTTGTCTCGGTGAGCGACGCCGACATCGCCGTCGCGACGGCGTTACTCGCCGAGCGGGCGAAGACCGTCGCCGAAGCGGCGGGCGCAGCCCCGGTCGCAGCGTTGCTCTCGGGAGCCGTCGACGTCGAGGGTGAACGCGTCGCGGCCGTCGTCTCCGGCGGTAACGCCAACCTCACGGACCACGCCGAACTCTGTCGAGTGGGTCTCGAACGAATCGGGCGCTACGCCGAGGCCCGCCTCGAACTCGCCCGGTGGCCGACGGTTCTCGGCGATGTGACCGATGTCGTCGAGGAACGGGGTGCGGAACTCGACACGCTCGAACGCGCCCGACGGACGGCGGCCGACGACCTCAACCGGACGCCGGTCCGCGTCGGCGTCGAGGGGAGCGGTCCCGACCACCTCCGCGACGCGCTGGCCGCGCTCGATGCGCTGGACGGCGTGAGCGTCGTGAGAAACAGCCTCGACACGGAGACGTAG
- a CDS encoding FAD-binding and (Fe-S)-binding domain-containing protein, with protein MTATDPSDDPTTTDSLADSTASDPSADPRAAYDYVGGEVARSGVVRDLEARVDGDVRFDEYTRQLYATDASAYEVVPIGVVFPTSTDDVATVVDYCARREIPVLPRGGGTSLAGQAVNEAVVLDFSRYMDAVVEVDAEEESATAQAGTILADLNERAAPHDLKFAPDPAAGNRSVLGGAIGNNSTGAHSLQYGKTDYYVEEAEVVLADGTVTTFGEMSVDELREKADPDSDRWGDSGPVSDLLPRIYAEVVRILDEEADEIDARYPDLKRNVSGYNLDMLVDEARGERRMADDSGIDPDSEAGTVNLARLLAGSEGTLAIVTEATVSLEPIPETKAVALLTYEDVYDAAADVAPILDHGPAAVELIDDVLIDLALETAEFRDVAASLPDGTRGALLVEFYADSEADGRQQVADLLAARVPSATPEATPSAGIELADDARAFAALEAHDAEERAGLWKMRKAAAPILLSRTTDEKHISFIEDCAVPAERLPEYVDRFRDVIDEYDANTSFYAHAGPGVLHVRPLVDTKTAEGLEAFETIADAVTEFVVEFGGSVSGEHGDGRARSQWNRKLYGDRLWDAFREVKTAFDPNWLLNPGQVCGYAESETVPADVPSRASVVSMTENLRLSPEYEFDPDFEPTLEWENANGFQGMAELCHGCGGCRGNQDTTGGVMCPTYRAAEEESLSTRGRANMLRQAMSGDLSEESHDVEFMREIVDLCVGCKGCARDCPSEVDMAKLKAEIEHAHHERHGASLRDRLFAEVDRLNALGSVLAPVSNFAPKLPGARTLMEKTVGIARERSLPTFHRETFVDWFDERGGSRVPASSADRRVLLFPDTYTNYNHPEAGKAAVRVLEAAGVHVALPDGVTSTGRPAHSKGFLDRSRERAETNVAALSPRVADGWDVVLVEPSDAVMLQSDYLDLLGGSQASNDSSVADVEAVAANTYGVMEYLDAFRLDEALSFSAPAESLTYHGHCHQKATRKDHHAVGVLRRTGYEVDPLDSGCCGMAGSFGYEAEHYSMSRAIARVLYDQIDDSDGDVVVAPGASCRTQLGDRGASASEPPHPIEKVAEALGR; from the coding sequence ATGACCGCGACAGACCCCTCGGACGACCCGACCACGACAGACTCCTTAGCCGACTCTACCGCGTCCGACCCTTCCGCCGACCCGCGTGCGGCGTACGACTACGTCGGCGGCGAGGTCGCCCGCTCGGGCGTCGTCCGCGACCTCGAAGCGCGCGTCGACGGTGACGTGCGCTTCGACGAGTACACGCGCCAGCTGTACGCGACCGACGCCTCCGCCTACGAGGTCGTCCCCATCGGCGTCGTCTTCCCGACGTCGACCGACGACGTGGCGACTGTCGTCGACTACTGCGCACGGCGAGAGATTCCCGTCCTCCCTCGTGGCGGCGGCACCAGTCTCGCCGGACAAGCCGTCAACGAAGCGGTCGTCCTCGACTTCAGTCGCTACATGGACGCCGTCGTCGAGGTCGACGCCGAGGAGGAGAGCGCGACCGCACAGGCCGGAACGATCCTCGCGGACCTGAACGAACGTGCCGCCCCACACGACCTCAAATTCGCGCCCGACCCAGCGGCGGGCAATCGGAGCGTCCTCGGCGGCGCCATCGGCAACAACTCGACGGGCGCGCACTCGCTGCAGTACGGCAAGACCGACTACTACGTCGAGGAGGCGGAGGTCGTTCTCGCCGACGGCACCGTGACGACGTTCGGCGAGATGTCTGTCGACGAACTCCGCGAGAAGGCCGACCCCGATTCAGACCGTTGGGGCGACTCTGGACCGGTAAGCGACCTCCTGCCCCGGATTTACGCCGAGGTCGTCCGCATCCTCGACGAGGAAGCCGACGAGATCGACGCGCGCTACCCGGACCTCAAGCGAAACGTCTCGGGGTACAATCTCGACATGCTCGTCGACGAGGCGCGCGGCGAGCGGCGGATGGCCGACGATTCCGGCATCGACCCCGACAGCGAGGCCGGGACGGTCAACCTCGCGCGCCTACTCGCCGGGAGCGAGGGGACGCTCGCAATCGTCACCGAAGCCACGGTGTCGCTCGAACCGATTCCCGAGACGAAAGCCGTCGCGCTCCTCACGTACGAGGACGTGTACGACGCCGCCGCGGACGTCGCGCCCATCCTCGACCACGGCCCCGCCGCCGTCGAACTCATCGACGACGTGCTCATCGACCTCGCGCTGGAGACCGCCGAGTTCCGCGACGTCGCCGCGTCGCTCCCCGACGGGACGCGCGGCGCGCTCCTCGTCGAGTTCTACGCCGACTCCGAGGCGGACGGTCGCCAGCAGGTCGCAGACCTCCTCGCCGCGCGGGTACCGTCAGCGACGCCCGAGGCGACGCCGTCTGCGGGAATCGAACTCGCCGACGACGCCCGCGCGTTCGCGGCGCTGGAGGCCCACGACGCCGAGGAGCGCGCCGGACTCTGGAAGATGCGGAAGGCGGCCGCACCGATCCTGCTGTCGCGGACGACCGACGAGAAGCACATCTCGTTCATCGAGGACTGCGCGGTCCCCGCCGAGCGACTCCCGGAGTACGTCGACCGGTTCCGCGATGTCATCGACGAGTACGACGCGAACACGAGTTTCTACGCCCACGCCGGGCCGGGCGTTCTCCACGTCCGCCCGCTCGTCGACACGAAGACCGCCGAGGGACTGGAGGCGTTCGAGACCATCGCCGACGCGGTGACGGAGTTCGTCGTCGAGTTCGGCGGGTCGGTGTCGGGCGAGCACGGCGACGGCCGCGCGCGCTCCCAGTGGAACCGCAAGTTGTACGGCGACCGTCTCTGGGACGCGTTCCGCGAGGTGAAGACCGCGTTCGACCCCAACTGGCTGTTGAACCCCGGACAGGTCTGCGGCTACGCCGAGTCCGAGACCGTCCCGGCGGACGTCCCCTCGCGGGCGAGCGTCGTCTCGATGACCGAGAACCTCCGCCTCTCGCCCGAGTACGAGTTCGACCCCGACTTCGAACCCACGCTCGAGTGGGAGAACGCGAACGGCTTTCAGGGAATGGCCGAGCTCTGTCACGGCTGCGGGGGCTGTCGCGGAAACCAGGACACGACGGGCGGGGTGATGTGTCCGACCTACCGCGCCGCCGAGGAAGAGAGCCTCTCGACGCGGGGTCGCGCGAACATGCTCCGACAGGCGATGAGCGGCGACCTCTCCGAGGAGAGCCACGACGTCGAGTTTATGCGCGAAATCGTCGACCTCTGCGTCGGCTGTAAGGGCTGTGCGCGCGACTGTCCGAGCGAAGTCGACATGGCGAAACTCAAAGCCGAGATCGAACACGCTCACCACGAGCGCCACGGCGCGAGCCTCCGCGACCGGCTGTTTGCCGAAGTCGACCGACTCAACGCCCTCGGGTCGGTGCTCGCGCCCGTCTCGAACTTCGCACCGAAGCTTCCGGGCGCGCGGACGCTCATGGAGAAGACCGTCGGCATCGCGCGAGAGCGGTCGCTGCCGACGTTCCACCGCGAGACGTTCGTCGACTGGTTCGACGAGCGCGGCGGCTCCCGAGTTCCGGCGTCGTCGGCCGACCGGAGGGTGCTGCTCTTCCCGGACACGTACACGAACTACAACCACCCCGAGGCGGGGAAAGCGGCCGTCCGCGTGCTCGAAGCCGCGGGCGTCCACGTCGCGCTCCCCGACGGCGTCACCTCGACCGGCCGACCCGCCCACTCGAAGGGCTTTCTCGACCGCTCGCGGGAACGAGCCGAGACGAACGTGGCGGCGCTCTCCCCCCGCGTCGCGGATGGCTGGGACGTCGTCCTCGTCGAACCGTCGGACGCGGTGATGCTCCAGTCGGACTACCTCGACCTGTTGGGCGGGTCACAGGCGTCGAACGACAGCTCCGTCGCGGACGTCGAAGCCGTCGCGGCCAACACCTACGGGGTGATGGAGTATCTCGACGCGTTCCGACTCGACGAGGCGCTCTCGTTCTCTGCGCCCGCCGAGTCGCTGACCTACCACGGCCACTGCCACCAGAAGGCGACGCGGAAGGACCACCACGCCGTCGGCGTGCTCCGGCGGACGGGCTACGAGGTCGACCCGCTGGATTCGGGCTGTTGTGGAATGGCGGGCAGTTTCGGCTACGAGGCCGAACACTACTCGATGAGCAGAGCCATCGCCCGCGTTCTGTATGACCAAATCGACGACAGCGACGGCGACGTCGTCGTCGCTCCCGGCGCGTCGTGCCGCACGCAACTCGGTGACCGGGGGGCGTCGGCTTCGGAGCCGCCGCACCCAATCGAGAAAGTCGCCGAGGCGCTGGGGCGCTGA
- a CDS encoding D-2-hydroxyacid dehydrogenase produces MTTNPDVVVLREGTEGLSMEPYAELLRERLPDRTVALARTPKQERELIAEARVVTGISLDEELLARAERLELFACTFAGTDHLPMGALADRGVAVTNAGGIHAPGIAEQAIGNMLTFTRRLHEGWRRKQRSEWRHFQSHEFSGSTVTVVGLGSIGEALVQRLQGFEVDTIGVRYTPEKGGPTDEVVGFDEDAIHDALSRSEYVVLACPLNDLTRGLIGDEEFATMRPDAVLVNTARGGIVDTDALVSALRWNKIRGAALDVTDPEPLPADHPLWDLENCHITPHTGGHTPKHWDRLAAIVTENVGRLDAGEELANQLLAPESA; encoded by the coding sequence ATGACCACCAATCCCGACGTCGTCGTCCTCCGCGAGGGGACGGAAGGACTCTCGATGGAACCGTACGCCGAACTGTTGCGCGAACGCCTCCCCGACCGGACGGTCGCGCTCGCCCGAACGCCGAAACAGGAGCGCGAACTCATCGCCGAGGCGCGAGTCGTCACCGGCATCAGCCTCGACGAGGAACTGCTCGCGCGCGCCGAGCGCCTCGAACTGTTCGCCTGCACGTTCGCCGGCACCGACCACCTGCCGATGGGCGCGCTCGCCGACCGCGGCGTCGCCGTCACCAACGCGGGCGGCATCCACGCACCGGGCATCGCCGAGCAGGCCATCGGCAACATGCTCACCTTCACCCGTCGACTCCACGAGGGGTGGCGACGGAAGCAGCGCTCGGAGTGGCGGCACTTCCAGTCGCACGAGTTCTCCGGCAGCACGGTCACCGTCGTCGGTCTCGGCTCCATCGGCGAGGCGCTCGTCCAGCGCCTACAGGGGTTCGAGGTCGACACCATCGGCGTCCGCTACACGCCCGAGAAGGGCGGGCCAACCGACGAGGTCGTTGGATTCGACGAGGACGCCATCCACGACGCGCTCTCGCGCAGCGAGTACGTCGTCCTCGCCTGCCCGCTCAACGACCTGACCCGCGGCCTCATCGGTGACGAGGAGTTCGCGACGATGCGACCCGACGCGGTGCTCGTCAACACCGCTCGCGGCGGCATCGTCGACACCGACGCGCTCGTCTCGGCACTCCGGTGGAACAAGATTCGCGGCGCGGCGCTGGACGTGACCGACCCCGAGCCGCTGCCGGCCGACCATCCGCTTTGGGACCTCGAAAACTGCCACATCACGCCACACACGGGCGGTCACACGCCGAAACACTGGGACCGACTCGCCGCCATCGTCACCGAGAACGTCGGCCGCCTCGACGCGGGCGAGGAACTGGCGAACCAACTGCTCGCGCCGGAGTCGGCCTGA
- a CDS encoding amidohydrolase → MAEPIRARLSELRRHLHRYPEPGWCEFQTTAWLVEELRAIGVDELAVGPEAYDPDDRMAVPAEDRVEAWYQRARERGVDDDLLEKMAGGNTGAVAVLDRGEGPTVGLRVDIDGLFIEESDGDDHVPAAEGFRSETGETMHACGHDAHMTWGLATLEAIQDSEFAGRLVVFFQPAEEVSGGGCPMAESEYAEGLDYFFAVHVGLDHPTGEVVAGIERPLAMCHVDVDIEGTSAHAGKAPQDGDNAIQALGTAIQNVYGIPRHADGMTRVNVGRVEGGTASNVIAEDVGAVAEARGETTELMEYAKQALTQTFETAAEMHGCEADVTIVSESPRADSDPELVDVVAGVARGVDGVDTVVPTADFGASEDATFLMQRVQWEGGLASYLIVGTDHPTSHHTPTFDVDERSLDTGVELLTEAILAVSDDGVDEP, encoded by the coding sequence ATGGCCGAGCCGATACGAGCGCGACTGAGCGAGTTGCGACGACACCTCCACCGGTATCCGGAACCCGGGTGGTGCGAGTTCCAGACGACCGCCTGGCTGGTCGAGGAACTCCGGGCCATCGGCGTCGACGAACTCGCGGTCGGACCGGAGGCGTACGACCCCGACGACCGGATGGCTGTCCCAGCCGAGGATCGCGTCGAAGCGTGGTACCAACGCGCCCGCGAGCGTGGCGTGGACGACGATCTCCTCGAGAAGATGGCGGGCGGCAACACGGGAGCTGTCGCCGTCCTCGACCGCGGTGAGGGACCGACCGTCGGCCTCCGCGTCGACATCGACGGGCTGTTCATCGAGGAGTCCGACGGCGACGACCACGTCCCGGCGGCCGAGGGATTCCGCTCGGAGACCGGCGAGACGATGCACGCCTGCGGTCACGACGCGCACATGACCTGGGGGCTCGCCACGCTAGAGGCCATACAAGATAGCGAGTTCGCCGGCCGACTCGTGGTGTTCTTCCAGCCTGCAGAGGAGGTCTCCGGCGGCGGTTGTCCGATGGCCGAAAGCGAGTACGCCGAGGGGCTCGACTACTTCTTCGCCGTCCACGTCGGCCTCGACCACCCCACGGGAGAAGTCGTCGCCGGCATCGAGCGCCCGCTGGCGATGTGTCACGTCGACGTCGATATAGAGGGAACCTCCGCACACGCCGGGAAAGCGCCGCAGGACGGCGACAACGCCATCCAGGCGCTCGGCACCGCCATCCAGAACGTCTACGGCATCCCGCGGCACGCCGACGGGATGACCCGCGTCAACGTCGGCCGCGTCGAGGGCGGCACGGCGAGCAACGTCATCGCCGAGGACGTCGGGGCCGTCGCCGAGGCCCGCGGCGAGACGACGGAACTCATGGAGTACGCGAAGCAAGCGCTCACGCAGACGTTCGAGACGGCCGCCGAGATGCACGGCTGCGAGGCCGACGTCACCATCGTGAGCGAGAGTCCCCGCGCCGACAGCGACCCCGAACTCGTCGACGTCGTCGCCGGCGTCGCCCGCGGCGTCGACGGCGTCGACACCGTCGTCCCCACCGCCGACTTCGGCGCGAGCGAGGACGCGACGTTCCTCATGCAGCGCGTCCAGTGGGAGGGGGGCCTCGCGTCCTACCTCATCGTCGGCACCGACCATCCGACGAGCCACCACACGCCGACCTTCGACGTCGACGAGCGTAGCCTCGACACCGGCGTCGAACTGCTCACGGAGGCGATCCTCGCCGTCTCGGACGACGGGGTGGACGAACCGTGA
- a CDS encoding M28 family peptidase codes for MTELPDSVVGDAYRSTVGWDLLAELADLNDRMPGHEGERVGADLVAEAFEDADLDDVSLDEFPIPAWWRGDASLTVAHGDRETTFARSHELVELPGTPSGEVTGELVDMGYGLPEEFEDVDLSGDIAMASSLTPDDYGRWVHRSEKYHYAAESGAAAFVFYNHIEGALPPTGNIGSVNGPGPIPAVGVSKETGARLQRYCDAGTVEADLSVESEVGRGTSHNIEATVGPDSDEEVLFTAHVDGHDVGTAANDNGFGTAMVVEVGKMLAQVADELETKVRLVVFGAEETGLYGSYYWSHTHDLENVKCIVNVDGAGYSRNLEVHTHGFEAIADAFDAVGDEYEIPVHTEDGIRPNSDHWPFVQRGVAGAQGRSSSDGSGRGWGHTHGDTFDKLDVRDLRDMSILCAAGVARLARSDIEVDHVDDEEIKQACLDEGFDVGMKATDAWPWGGPKDWPWADEL; via the coding sequence ATGACCGAACTACCAGACTCAGTCGTGGGCGACGCCTACCGGAGCACGGTCGGGTGGGACCTCCTGGCCGAGTTGGCGGATCTGAACGACCGGATGCCGGGACACGAGGGTGAACGAGTCGGGGCGGACCTCGTGGCCGAGGCGTTCGAGGACGCCGACCTCGACGACGTCTCCCTCGACGAGTTTCCCATCCCCGCGTGGTGGCGCGGCGACGCGAGTCTCACCGTTGCGCACGGCGACCGCGAGACGACGTTCGCCCGGTCGCACGAACTCGTCGAGTTGCCGGGAACGCCCTCGGGCGAGGTGACGGGCGAACTCGTCGACATGGGCTACGGCCTGCCCGAGGAGTTCGAGGACGTGGACCTCTCCGGCGACATCGCAATGGCGTCAAGTCTCACCCCCGACGACTACGGGCGGTGGGTCCACCGCTCGGAGAAGTATCACTACGCCGCCGAGTCCGGCGCTGCGGCGTTCGTCTTCTACAACCACATCGAGGGGGCACTGCCGCCGACCGGCAACATCGGCAGCGTCAACGGGCCGGGACCGATTCCGGCCGTCGGCGTGAGCAAGGAGACCGGTGCGCGACTCCAGCGCTACTGCGACGCCGGCACCGTCGAAGCCGACCTCTCGGTCGAGTCCGAAGTCGGCCGCGGCACGTCACACAACATCGAAGCGACGGTCGGCCCCGACTCCGACGAGGAGGTGCTGTTCACGGCGCACGTCGACGGCCACGACGTGGGGACCGCCGCCAACGACAACGGGTTCGGCACCGCCATGGTCGTCGAAGTCGGAAAGATGCTGGCACAGGTCGCAGACGAGTTGGAGACGAAAGTCCGACTCGTCGTCTTCGGTGCCGAAGAGACCGGCCTGTACGGGTCGTACTACTGGAGCCATACCCACGACCTAGAGAACGTGAAGTGCATCGTCAACGTCGACGGCGCGGGCTACTCGCGGAACCTCGAAGTCCACACTCACGGTTTCGAGGCGATAGCCGACGCCTTCGACGCCGTCGGCGACGAGTACGAGATCCCCGTCCACACCGAAGACGGAATCCGACCGAACAGCGACCACTGGCCGTTCGTCCAGCGCGGCGTCGCGGGCGCTCAAGGCCGTTCCTCCTCTGACGGAAGCGGCCGCGGGTGGGGTCACACCCACGGCGACACGTTCGACAAACTCGACGTGCGAGACCTGCGTGACATGTCGATTCTCTGCGCCGCGGGCGTCGCGCGACTCGCCCGAAGCGACATCGAGGTCGACCACGTCGACGACGAGGAGATAAAACAGGCGTGTCTGGACGAAGGCTTCGACGTCGGAATGAAGGCGACGGACGCGTGGCCGTGGGGCGGACCGAAGGACTGGCCCTGGGCGGACGAACTGTAA
- a CDS encoding M24 family metallopeptidase has protein sequence MAQAVFDTAEYDRRIARTKARMEEEGLDAAVVSDPANMNYLTGYDGWSFYVHQAVILTPDRDEPIWVGRQMDATGARATTQLAEESIRPYSDDHVQSPRDLHPMDFFADVLSDLGVDDGRIGLEMDAYYFTAKSYTRLQNNLPEADFEDITLLVNWVRVKKSEAELEYMEQAARISENAMQAGLDAIGEGVPEYEAAEAIYSALIDGTDEYGGDYPAIVPLMPSGDYTGTPHLTWTDRPFRNGDPVLIELSGCRHRYHSPLARTTFVGDPSEEIEETAEIVVEGMEAALDAAEPGVTAERVEKAWRDTIAKYGVEKADRIGYSMGLGYPPDWGEHTASLRPGDETVLEENMTFHTIPGLWFDDFGVELSETFRVTATGAEPLADFPRRLFTA, from the coding sequence ATGGCTCAAGCGGTGTTCGATACAGCGGAGTACGACCGACGAATCGCCCGGACGAAAGCGCGGATGGAGGAGGAGGGATTGGACGCCGCCGTCGTCAGCGACCCGGCGAACATGAACTATCTCACCGGCTACGACGGATGGTCGTTCTACGTCCACCAGGCGGTCATTCTCACGCCGGACCGCGACGAACCCATCTGGGTCGGCCGCCAGATGGACGCGACGGGTGCGCGCGCGACGACGCAACTCGCAGAGGAGAGCATCCGTCCGTACAGCGACGACCACGTCCAGTCGCCGCGTGACCTCCACCCGATGGACTTCTTCGCGGATGTGCTCTCGGACCTCGGCGTCGACGACGGCCGAATCGGCCTGGAGATGGACGCGTACTACTTCACCGCGAAGTCCTACACGCGCCTGCAGAACAACCTCCCCGAGGCCGACTTCGAGGACATCACGCTGCTCGTCAACTGGGTGCGCGTGAAGAAGTCGGAGGCCGAACTGGAGTACATGGAGCAGGCCGCCCGCATCTCCGAGAACGCGATGCAGGCCGGCCTCGACGCCATCGGCGAGGGCGTCCCCGAGTACGAGGCGGCCGAGGCCATCTACTCGGCGCTCATCGACGGGACCGACGAGTACGGCGGCGACTACCCGGCTATCGTCCCGCTGATGCCCTCGGGCGACTACACCGGGACGCCGCATCTGACGTGGACCGACCGTCCCTTCCGGAACGGCGACCCGGTGCTCATCGAACTGTCGGGCTGTCGACACCGTTACCACTCGCCGCTCGCGCGGACGACGTTCGTCGGCGATCCGTCCGAGGAGATAGAGGAGACCGCCGAGATAGTCGTCGAGGGGATGGAAGCCGCACTCGACGCCGCCGAACCCGGCGTCACCGCCGAACGGGTCGAGAAGGCGTGGCGCGACACCATCGCGAAGTACGGCGTCGAGAAGGCCGACCGCATCGGCTACTCGATGGGGCTGGGCTACCCGCCGGACTGGGGCGAGCACACCGCGAGTCTCCGTCCCGGCGACGAGACGGTGTTGGAGGAGAACATGACGTTCCACACCATTCCCGGCCTCTGGTTCGACGACTTCGGCGTCGAACTCAGCGAGACGTTCCGCGTCACCGCCACCGGTGCCGAACCGCTCGCCGACTTCCCCCGACGGCTGTTCACCGCCTGA